A window of Cynocephalus volans isolate mCynVol1 chromosome 3, mCynVol1.pri, whole genome shotgun sequence genomic DNA:
catccttggttaactcaattcaaaagcattttatttttttggtggctattgtaaatgagcaagctttcttgatttctttttctgcatgttcactattggagaatagaaatggtactgatttttgtgtgttgattttgtatcctgctactttgctgaaatcatttatcaactccaagagtttttttgtagagtctttaggctgttcgatatataggatcatgtcatctgcaaacacggacagttcgacttcatcttttctaatctggatgccctttatttccttctcttctctgattgctctggctagtacttccaacactatttgagtaggagtggtgagagtgggtatccttgtttagttcctgtccttaaaggaaaagctttcaggttttccccattcaagatgatattggcagtgggtttatcatatatggctttaattatgttgagatattttccatgtatacctaacttatagagagtcttcatcatgaatgagtgttgaattttatcaaatgctttttcagtatctatagagatgatcatatggtccttgtgtttgattttattgatgtggtgtatcacatttattgatttgcatatgttgaaccaaccttgcatccctggggtgattcccacttgatcatgatgtataattttgcatatgtgttgctgtattctgttagctagtatcttattgaggattttttcatctatattcatcaaggatattggcttgtagttttcttttttggttgtatctttacctggttttggtatcagggtgatgtttgcttcatagaatgagtttgggagaattgcctctgtttcaatcttttggaatagtttgtagagaatcggtgtcaattcctctttgaatgtttggtaaaattctgctgtgaatctatctggtcctgggcttttctttgttgggagtcttctgataacagcttcaatctcttttattgttattggtctgttcagattttctacatcttcttggctcagttttggtagcttgtgtgtgtccagcaatttatccatttcctccagattttcaaatttgttggtatatagttgtttgtagtagtctcaaatgattccttgtatttcagatgtattagttgtaatatcacctttttcatttctaatttttgttatttggatcttctctcttctttttttagttagccatgctaatggtttgtcaattttatttatcttttcaaaaaaccgactttttgattcattgatcttttgttttgttttttgggtttcagtttcataaagttctgctctgatcttaatgatttctttccatctgctaactttgggtttggattgttcttgtttttctagttctttaaggtgaagtgttaggttgttcacttgccatctttccattcttctgaagtaagcatttaatgtgataaatttcccctagtactgcttttgcagtatcccacaggtgtTGGTAtgttgtatcattgttttcattagttcaatatattttttgatttccggtttgatttcttcttggagccatatgtcattaagtagaatgctgtttaatttccatgtgtttgtatagtttccagaatttcatttgttattgatttcttttttttttttctctgaccggtaaggggatcgcaaccctcagcctggtgtcatccacaccacactcagccagtgagcacactggccatccctatataggatctgaacctgtggccttggtgttaccagtgccgcactcacccgagtgaccCACTAGGCCAGcccatttgttattgatttctaattttaatccatgtggtctgaaaaaatacatgggataattccaatttttttgaatttgttgagacttgatttgtgacctaatatgtgatctgtcctggagaatgatccatgtgctgatgagaagaatgaattttctgaggttgttggatgaaatgttctgtagatatctgccaagtccaattggtctagagtattgtttagatcttgtgtttctctgcttgGTTTTGACTTCCTGACTGACGTGGTACTTGGTATCAAGAAGAGTCTCAAGAAATAGACCCACAAAGATGGGATTTTGGGTTggatttggttctttttttttttttttttttgtctttttcatgactggcactcagccagtgagtgcaccggccattcctatataggatccgaacccgcagggggagcgtcgccgcactcccagcaccacactctcccaagtgcgccacgggctcggccctggatttGGTTCTGTCTTTGGTCTGGAACACAGAGCTGAGCTCCTTGCCAATAGAATACTGGACACTAAAAACCCATAGTATGCGGTGGTGTCACGTTTAAACTATCACCTGTGGTTCTTGAGGTGAAGTGTTGACTGAAGCCAGTGCCTTATGATACCAAGTGGCCTCTGCACTGAGCAGCTGATGGCAGCAATGGTGACCATATGGACTGTAGATGTGTTGGCTGTTTATGACCAGGTTGGAGAGCttatagaaagaaaatgacaaacttGGGTCTTTAAATCCTTAGCTCAAGACAGAGAACCAGAGAGCTTGTAGGCTGGCCTAAAAGAATTTCTGACTTCTTGTAGCCAAAGGACAAACATAGTTGAAACTTAAGACACAAAATTTAATTGTGTGTATTGCAGAATTACAATGTACACGGAATTCACAGATCCATTAAGTGTCATCTATGAGAATTGGGGCaaagatggggacactgaggttTGGAATGGGGTTGTTTGTGTGGTTTCAGATGAATCTTAGAATCTTGTCATGCTTGTACCAGGAGCAGAGTTAAGTTGCTCCAGTTAAGATAACACATCTGTGTTACTAACCGCAATTGGAGTCATGGCCTGATTATCCATCATCATTCTCCAGGAGCCATCTGCCTTCTGCACAGACCAGACACTAGAGTAGATTGGGGATAGCATGGAAATGGCCACCCCTgcatctttcaagtccttgatggtGGCACTCATCTTTGCAGTTCCCTCAGGAATGTGGTCCTGCTTCTTGTCATCCTGGCAGAGAAAGGATGTTCCAGGGGCTTCTGTTTCCACCTTGCTACCTTAAGAACCCTCACCTCATGGGTCAAAGAGCGAATGTGGTGACTCTGCCATTTGCTGAGTATGTCCCTTCCAATAATCCATCCACACACTGGGGGAAATAACCAGTGTGGGTGTACACACACAAGCCCACGAGGAGAAAAACTTGGACCATAAAACCCCACTTTGTCCAGAGGACCACAGAGTGTTTGGAGATTAGCCTCAACTCAGAGTCAGTCTCAGTCCTGAAAGATCTGGgtatttccttctccctctccccacccccaccccatggggAAACAGCGGCAGACCCTTTGAGGAAGATCTAGTGTCTATTCTTGTGGCAGGACTGGTCCTTCCTTAAGAGGGATTGGTCTCCCTTCAGTTAAGGCCACTGTCTGGGAACTGACCTAGGTCTGGAAACTGGGTGACAGACTGAATTTTTATTGTGACAAGTAAAGTTGGGCATCTGAACACCAGATATAGAGTATTTCTTGCCTCCTAAGTCAAATCACTTTTTGGTAGATTGCACATCATTCCTAGGGCCACCCTGATCAATCAGCCACCACTTGAAGACCTATAATAACCTCCCCTGAGGCAGTCGCCTTGCAAGGGGGCCCCCATTCTCTCCAACCATCCTCTGTGCCCCAGACCTCTAACGAGTCTGGCATGCTCTAGAGCGGCAGGTGTAAAATCTGACCCTGAGGGGTATTATTGTACTCCCAAAGAATTCCAAGGCTTTGTTCATTTAATTGGCATAAACCTGTGGAGCAAATGTGGGGACAGCATCTGAGGGTATGTGACCCAGGGGGCTGGGATACAACATTGGACTGGATCAAATTTATATGGGAAAACTTACAAAGATTTGGTTTAACATGTTAGCTTGAGCAGCTTGAAAGAGGTTAAGTTTGTTTGGTAGGTTGACTGAGACCTGGACTCAGTGGTGGCCTAAATTCAGTGAGGTTGAATTGCTAGAATTCCTCTATCATAATTCGGagaagggctgaccccgtggcgcactcgggagagtgcggcgctgggagcgcagcagtgctcccgccgcgggttcggatcctatataaggatggctggtgcgctcactggctgagcgcagtgcagccggtcatgaaaaagacaaaaataaataaataaataaataaataataataataataattcggAGAAGGGAATCCAAAGGCTTAGGGATACAGGCAGTACTGAAGTGGGTTCATCACTGGcagtatcacacacacacacagtatcgAGGAGGATGTTCTTGTTATAAAGGCACTGGGAAATATAGTCGTCAGCAGGGCACCTGCACCCCTGGAAATTGCCATAGTGGCTGTTCTCTGCAGGCAGGGATGGCCCTAGGAGATACTCCCTTCGAAATGGCTTCCCTGCTTTCAGTGAAAATGAAAGACCAGTGTGACAGAGTTCAAGTGATGGCCTAACTGCCAAGGTGAGATGTGCACGTTTCCTGTTATGAGTGGTGGGAAGGAGGTAATCAGGATGACTTAACCCTCAGGGAAGGAAGGGGTGTTTCTGCTAGGGAGAGAGGCTCAGGACAAGTTGAAGCGGTTAAGATTCTCAGTATCACGGCAAATCCTTATTCTCTACAGCTGTAAAAGAACCACCTTCTTTTTGCTTGGCAGGGAGAACACTGCACAGCTTGCCTTAGGGCTATGTCAACTCAACTTTCTTATTGTTATAATCTCTGCAGAGATCTTGATCATCCTGATTCCCCATAGAATATCACGCCCATCCACGACAGGGATGGCATTAGCTGATGGGATCTAGTGAGTGCTAAGTAGGAAGTAGGTTAGATGACTAAGTAAATGCATGCCAGGGCCCCACTTCCTCTGTGAAGTTCCTCCTGGTCTGGAGCCTATTAGCCCTTCCTAAGAAGAATGGCCATTTGCTGAGACATGCACTGTCTACCACTAAGAAAGAGACAATGCTTGGTGGGCCTCTGGATTTTGGACACAACGTATACACACGGGTTTGCTGCTCCAATGTATTTACCATCTGcagttttgtgtgttttgtgcATGACTCAGGACCTGTGTAGCAGATCCTGCATACAGAGCAAACTGTCACTTGGGCCCTATTACCCAGAAGATCCAATTGTGTCATTGGACCTGGGGCAACTTCAACAGCCTGTGGCAAATAAGAATGCTGTACCAAGCCTCTGGCAAGCCCAAAGAGAATATAATGCAGACCCCTAGGGTTTCCAAGCAAAACTGTTCTCTCCTGCACCCCCTCAAAGTCCCAGCAACAGCCCAGGTGCAGCCTTTTAGAGGCCCAAGCCCCTCTTCCCAGCTCCTAGGCTCTGGTAAGgctatttcttctcttttgagcCCCCAGCTCTAGAGATTGTATCTGCTCTACAGTTATTCACTTCCGGGCTATCTCAATATTCCCTTCTGTTCTTTCAGCCTTACAAAACTAAGTAGTCGATTCCCTCCCTCAAAGTACCTAGTGATGATCATTTCCTGCCAGATTTCTGCTTGAGACAGATCCCTTCTGCCCCACAGATAACATCACCCATCACATCAGATTGACTCCATCCTACCCCATCCCGGTAAGGTACCAGTGGGCATGCCACTTGCGCTCTgtgccagcctcctctcccattGCCTGGGGCCGGCTGAGGGTTTCCCACCTCAGCAGCCAGGGCGAAGGTGAAGGAGTCTGTGCACAGTACCCAATACTGCACCTCGCAGTGAGGCTCAATAACCCTTGTGATTAGGCATCACTACTGCCAGGCAGCCAACTGCGGAGCCCTAAGATTCCTTCCGGTCCTCCCTGGGGCTCCCCTCAGGGGAAGGTCCTCAGAGTCAGGGTTataaccccccccacacacacacacacatcaaccAATCTGATGTGATGGGTGAGTGATATGTGGGGCAGAAGGGAGCTGTCTCAGAAGTACATGCCCCTTTCCTCTCCTGTCACAAGGGAGGCTGCTGATCACAGCCAAGGAGACCCAGGAGCTGAAGGAAGAGGCACAGCCCAGCCTGCTGCATGGGAAAGGGtcagggggagaaaaaaagattccttatctggggaagggaggaagcgAGGCTGGGAAACATACAAACTGCCGAAGGGAGCCCAGAGCACACAGGGAGCCCAGAGCACACAGCAGGGCAGGCCTGAGCAATTCTGGCATGGTGACTGAGAAGTGGTGGCGGAGGTCAGGCCAGAGAGATGACCTTTGCATCGCGTGATCGTGCTAAGGGCAGTCCCCCAGAAGACACAAACCCACCACCTTCCACATAGGGTCTGTACAGAGTGCTGAAAAAGCAGGTGCCCACCCCTCAGAGAAAAGTGTTGTCACAGCAGGCTGGAGGAGGAGTGGACACAGAGAAACTCATCAAGACCACGGGAGGGGACTGGCTGCACAGGTTGGGGCAGGGACAAGGCCTCTGAATTGGCCTGGGAGTGAACAGGAGGCCTGTACCACACAGGTGGAAATCATGCCTTGAATCTAAGTGCAGAAGCTGGGAGCTAGTGGGCGTGGCTGGAAAATAAGAAACACCCAAATGCCCTTAGGGGTCTGGTCCACCCACCTCTCCACACCCCCACCTCAGCAGTCTCCCATTGAGCCCAGACCCTCTCCCCTGCCCAGAAAGGCCTTTGCTACCCACTGGCCGtcacctgctctctctgctccccatGGTTCTGCCCCTCACCCAGCTGCACTTCCCTacccccagcatcactgtctggAATCCCCCTGCAGGTCTATGTGTAGATGGTCTTTCCTGCCTCCCAGCAGACGAAAGTAGGGGTGGTGTCAGGATATGGATCTGAGAGCTGCTTGCTAAGCAAGAGCAGGACTGTGCCAACCTGAGGTGTGTGGACATGATGTTGGGTGCAGGAGACAGAAGCATTTCAAGCTGGACAGATTTATCCTTTAAAACAGATGCTGGCCACAACTAtggaggagaggggaggcaggatggggtgggtggggagcagCTAAGGATGGCAAATGCCACCTCACCTCCCCCTTGCCCGAGGCCTCCTGCCACCCACCAGGGTCCCCAGAGCAAGACCTCTGTCTGAACTCTCAGCCCTTGGCTGGAGACAAGTACTTGTGTAATCTCGGTTCCAGCTGTGGTGGAGGGAAGGCAGCCCTTATTCCCAGGGAGCCCACCTGAGCCCCAGATCTCAATTTCACATGGTTCTGAAAGGAGACCACCACATCTGCTGGAGCCCCCAATTCTTGCCCATCTCTGCATGGATGCACCCCTCCCAGGACCTAAATTTGCTTCTTCCACTCTGGGAACCACTCCCTCGGGTCATGAGCCCACTATGCGTATGGGGGTAAGGGGTTATGGGTTTGGGGGGACCAATGGGGCTGCCGTCACAGAGACTGTCTCTCCAGCCATGATACTCTGCACCCATCATTGCTTCTCCTGCATTCCCAGGGTCAGCAGACTATGAATTTACACTCCCAGGTCTCTGCTGTTCCGTGTTTCTGGACCCTGAGCCCTACTACGCCCAGTGGGTCGCTGAACTAACCCTCCTGCTCATGGACGTCCAGGGTCAGGATGCAGTGCCACTTCTGGTGTCCATTGAGGTTGGAGTGGTGGCTGAAAGGCTTCTTGCCCAAGCCACAGGCATAGGGCTGCTCGCCAGTGTGCGAGCCAGCAGTGTGCCCGACCCAAGCTGCTCTTGAAGGACTTGCTCCAGTTGGCCTAGCCCAAGGGCTTCTCCCCGGAGTGCAGGCGCTGGTGCTGGCGCAGCTCAGGGCTGCTCTTAAAGGCCTTGCCACAGTCAGAGCAGGTGAAGGGCCGTTCCTCGCTGTGCGTGCGCCGGTGGTGGGCCAGGCTTGAGCTGCTCTTGAAGGCCTTGCCGCAGTCAGCGCAGGTGAAGGGCCGCTCGCCTGTGTGCGTgcgctggtggtgtgccaggCCCGAGCTGCTCTTGTAGGCCTTGCCACAGTCGGCGCAGGCAAAGGGCTTGGCGCCCGAGTGGACGCGCTGATGGCTAAGCAGGTTGGAGCGCTGGCTGAAAGCCTTGCCGCACTGGGCGCACGCGTGGGGCTTCTCTCCCGTGTGCACGAGCCGGTGCTCAGCCAGGTTGGAGCCCATGATGAAGGCCTGTCCGCACTCAGCGCACTCGAAGGGCCGCTCTCCCGTGTGCGTGCGCTGGTGCTGCAGGAGCTGCGAGCTCTCCCGGAAGCGCTTACCGCACTCGGTGCAGGCAAAGGGTCTCTCCTCACTGTGTGTGCGCTGGTGCTGCCGCAGGCCCGCCATGCGCAGGAAGGTCTTGCCACAGTCGGGGCAGGCGTGTGGCCGTGCGCCCGCGTGAATCTTCAGGTGCTCGGCCAGGTTGGAGCTCTGGCTAAAGGCCTTGCCGCAGTCTGGGCAGGTGTGGGGCCGTGCGCCCGTATGCACCCGCTGGTGCTCCAAGAAGTTGGAGTTCCAGCTGAAGGCCTTGCCACACTCTGGGCACTCGTagggcttctcacctgtgtgCGTGCGCCGGTGCTGCACCAGCGTGGTGCTGCGGCCGAAGGCCTTGCCACAGTCCGGGCAGCAGAAGGGCTTCGTGCCGCTGTGCGTCTTCTGGTGGTGGATGAGCTGCGAGTGCGCACGGAAGGCCTTGCCGCACTGCGGACACGCATGCGGCTTCTCACCCGTGTGAATGCGCTGGTGCTGGCTGAGGTTGGAGCTCCAGGCGAAGGCCTTGCCGCACTCGGCGCACGTGTAGGGCTTCTCACCCGTGTGCACGCGCCGGTGCTGCAGCAGATAGGAGCTCTGGCTGAACTCCTTGCCGCACTCCCTGCACCGGCAGCCCGGCTCCCCCGGGAGAGGAGAGGGGCTCGGCAGCGCCATGTCTTCAGGGTCGCTCCTGAGCCCAGCCCCATCCCTCCCACAGTCTGCAGGCTCCAGCTTCCCTCCGGGGGCTCCCAGTGTAGCATGCTGCTCCCGACTGTCCCCTGCCTCCATCGGGGCCTCTGCAGGGTCTTCCCAGGCTCCCTGGCCTCCAGACACAGCCCTCTCAGAGGGGCCCCTCACGTCTGTCTTCAGCACACCCCAGGGGCCCTGGCTTTCCTCTGTAGCCACCTGCAGAGCCCACTGTCCTAGGGACTCCACCTCacctctgtgaccttgaacaggaaagaaagaaggcaaatGACACAAAGAAGACATGGAGGTCTCAGGAGTGATAGCGGGGAGAGTACTGAGAACAGCTGAGGAGGGGCCCATTGGACACTGACATGAGCAGCCATCACCCCACTCTTCTTTTCAATGGTCATGGGTATCCCTGTGCCCTCTTTAGCCTGCAGCAGGGAAGCCGGGCAGGTGGAGGCTACAGATGCTCCGATTTCCCCAGGTAGGCAGCCTCCAAGGCTGGACTCTGAGCAGCACAAAGGAGCTGCTGGGCATCAGTGCCCCCGCCTGTGACTCAGGGATGCTGCCACTCACACGTCTCTATGCCTGACCCAGCAGGAGGGTACCGGGAAGTGGGGGTGTCAGGATTGTGGAAAGACTCAAAAACCGCCAGCCTCACCTGCAGCAGCCGGCCTTGGGGCCTCACCGTCATCTTCTTGCTTGACTTTGGGGCCGCCGAGTGCTGGAAAGATGGGGACTCCTGTTTGTGAGGAAGAGGATGGGCCTGTCCACTTGTGGAAACATGAGATGTGACCTACCTTCACTGCAGGAGGCTGGAGGTGCCCACCTCACCCAAACCCGAGCTGTATCTTCCTCACCCACCCCACTCCTGCTCCAACTCCTTGGTCGTCCCCTCCACGTGACAGGGGCAGCCTGGCTGGGAATGAAGGAAAATTAGTGGCTCTTAGGCAGTGGCCACACCAGGCCTCTGCCTGGGTCGGTCCAAGCAGGTCCAGGCTGCAGGGCAGCTGTATAAGCCAGATCCCTGAGGGGGAGAAGCCCAAGGCCACACTTGCATCTCCAGCGGCTCCTTCCCCCAATGACGTCCCCACAGAAGCAAAGCCTGTCCCCCGCATCATCCTATGGGTAGCCCCCCGCCCAGCTAGAGCTCTCACACTGCATGTGATCCCCGGGCTCCCACCCACTCACTAGAAAGTGAGGCTGACTCACATGGAGAACAAAGTCTCCAGGGACACCCATCATGCCCAGGCCTGAGCAGGGTGGCCCCAGGGTCAGCTGCCAGGACAGGATGGGTGCCATACCTGGAAGGAAGGACTGGAAGGAGCCTAGGGGAGcctcctgctcctctccctcctccgTCTTGGGGACTAGCTCCTTGAGGGGTCTGGAGGCTGGGGCATGGGGACAGGAAGGCAGGCCCAGCAGGGTGAAGGAATGTTCGGTCCTGCAGATCTGGGGAGAAACAAGGGGCATGTGGTGGTGTGATCCACCTTTCTCAGTGCCCCTCAGTTTTCAGGACATGGTGTTGAGTACAAACACAGGTGTGGACTCGAGGAGATCTGTGAGCTGTGACCACCAAACTCCCATTTCCTCACTGTCATTGTCCCacaacctccccacccccaccggcCTCTGCTGGCTCAGCTGGGGGTTGTAAGCCAGGGCTGGGAGAAAGCACACCCACCCCCAGCTCACCTGCAAACCCTCAACCAGGGCGGCGGCCTCCTCAGGGCTGCCTGGCTGTTGTCCCCGCACATGGGCCTGGATCTTGGGAGGCAGTGCAGCCAGGAACTGCTCCAGCACTAACAGCTCCAGCATCTGCTCCTTGGAGAGCACCTCTGGCCGCAGCCACTGGTGACACAGCTCTCGGAGCCGGGCCAGGGCCTCTCGAGGCCCTGCTGCCTCCTCGTAGCGGAACCCCCGGAAGCGCTGGGCAGGGGTTTCAGGGCCAGGCTCACCCACCATTGGCTCCAGTGGACTCAGAAGGACCTGGGGGGCCTGGGCCAATGCCTTGTTCATCTGGGAAGCCATCATGTCCCTTCCCAGGGAAGGCAAGGTGGCTGCATGGCCCAGGGCACTTGTTCTAGAGCTGGAAACACAAAGATGAGCCTGTGAGCACAAGAGGCCATGAAGGTCCCCTCCCAGGGACCATCTGAGAGAAAGTGGGGTCTGCACGTCCATGTCCTATTGTCTGTCAGGATGGGGGGTGTGTGCACTTCTGGCCTCAAGTGTTGGTGTCTCTGCCCACCTGTGTGTCCATGTGTCTGAGGGACACACTGAAGTGCTGTGGCCTCCTGTATTGTCCCCTCGCCTCTCCCTGCTTTTCTCAAGGGCCTCTGCCCTGGCTTCTTCATCCCGTGCACAAAACGCCTAAGGCAGAAGTTGCAAACTGGACAGCCAGGGTCTGATTTGAGCGGCAAATGAATCTTGTTTGATAGctcccaaatattttaaatatttaaattagttGCCAGTGTTAAAAAGTAATCagatgctggtgggaatgtaaaatggtaccacCTATGTGGAAGACactctggcagttcctcaaagttaaatagaattatcatattactcagcaattccactcccacatatcaacccaagagaaatgaaaaacttgTTCACACAAAATCTTATATGTAAAtatcatagcaacattatttataatagccaaaaagtggaaacaagccaatgtctatcaactgatgaacagataaataaaatgtggtgtatcctgacagtggaatattatacagccataaaaaggaataaagtactggtACAGGCTACAAGGtagatgaaccttaaaaatattatgctaagtgacaaaatccagacacaaaagacctCATATtatatatgatcccatttatatgaaatgtccagaataggcctATCtgtaagagacagaaagtagattagtggatGCCAGGAGCTGCACAGAAGAGAGCAAGGGGAGTGCTGCCAATAGGTACAGTTTCCCtggggggtgataaaaatattctggaattaatggtgatgactgcacaactctgtaaaAACCACTggattatacactttaaaagggtgaattttatggggccggcccgtggctcactcgggagagtgtggtgctgataacaccaaggccatgggtttggatcctatatagggatggctggttagctcacttgggagagcatggtgctgacaacaccaagtcaagggttaagatccccttaccggtcatattttatttaaaaaaaaaaaaaaaaaaaaagtgaattttatggtatataaattatgtttttaaaaaagtaatcagccagtctcaaaaggttacacactgtatgataccatttatgcaacattcttgaaatgacaaaattgtagaatggagaacagattacTAGTTGACAGAGGCTAAGGGAGGGGCTGGAGGCAGGAGGGAAGTGTGTGCagctataaaagggcaacatgaggAATATTTGTGGAGATGGAGATGTtcttctgtatcttgattgtttCAGCGTGAATCTCTTGATTGTGATATTGTACTCTAGTTTCTCAAAATGCTGCCTTTGGGGAAGATAATGAACCTATGTGCCTTTGCCTGAGTAAAAGGCACATAGGTTCATTATTTCTTACTGCATGTGAATTTATAAACATCTCAAAATAAAAcgtttaccttttttaaaaaaaagtcatatttcaagaaaaatcCGCACTGGCCTCCGGAGGCTCATGTTTCTAAGGAGGTGGGCAGGGTTGCCCCTCCAGGCAGGGCCTGTGCTGCGGAACCACACACCCCCTGCCAGATCTAACAGTGCCTCGTGGCCAGCTGTTGTAGGACAGCATCCGAACCCCTGAAGGTCTCTCCTGTCTGTCCTCACTGCTCCAGTCTCCCCACCGTCCTCACACCCACTCTGAGTGTCCTTTCTGTGCCTAGCCGCCTACTCACCACGTGATGGTCAGGTCACAGGTCAGAAACCACCTCCCCCGTCAGGAACCATCGTCCACGCCCC
This region includes:
- the LOC134373944 gene encoding zinc finger protein 497-like is translated as MMASQMNKALAQAPQVLLSPLEPMVGEPGPETPAQRFRGFRYEEAAGPREALARLRELCHQWLRPEVLSKEQMLELLVLEQFLAALPPKIQAHVRGQQPGSPEEAAALVEGLQICRTEHSFTLLGLPSCPHAPASRPLKELVPKTEEGEEQEAPLGSFQSFLPGVPIFPALGGPKVKQEDDGEAPRPAAAGHRGEVESLGQWALQVATEESQGPWGVLKTDVRGPSERAVSGGQGAWEDPAEAPMEAGDSREQHATLGAPGGKLEPADCGRDGAGLRSDPEDMALPSPSPLPGEPGCRCRECGKEFSQSSYLLQHRRVHTGEKPYTCAECGKAFAWSSNLSQHQRIHTGEKPHACPQCGKAFRAHSQLIHHQKTHSGTKPFCCPDCGKAFGRSTTLVQHRRTHTGEKPYECPECGKAFSWNSNFLEHQRVHTGARPHTCPDCGKAFSQSSNLAEHLKIHAGARPHACPDCGKTFLRMAGLRQHQRTHSEERPFACTECGKRFRESSQLLQHQRTHTGERPFECAECGQAFIMGSNLAEHRLVHTGEKPHACAQCGKAFSQRSNLLSHQRVHSGAKPFACADCGKAYKSSSGLAHHQRTHTGERPFTCADCGKAFKSSSSLAHHRRTHSEERPFTCSDCGKAFKSSPELRQHQRLHSGEKPLG